In Pseudobdellovibrionaceae bacterium, the following proteins share a genomic window:
- a CDS encoding ribosome maturation factor RimP yields the protein MSRLAEDVLVKLRQMAEEVSQREGCLLYDLEFTGGTRNRILRVFIDRPEGTVTVDDCANVSRGLNLQLDVGDLIPGGAYELEVSSPGIDRRLNQTWHFQKVLGQGVRISTTSPIPLPEGIERKEGKSGPMSIEGELVGAEDELVVVKKQEVNWEVPRAIIRQAKVVFDFQANRGKKKKKR from the coding sequence TTGAGCCGTTTAGCGGAAGACGTTTTGGTCAAGCTCCGTCAAATGGCGGAAGAAGTGAGTCAACGTGAAGGATGTCTCCTTTACGACCTGGAGTTCACAGGTGGAACACGCAATCGCATCTTGCGCGTGTTTATTGACCGCCCGGAAGGTACGGTAACAGTCGACGATTGTGCCAATGTATCCAGGGGCCTGAACTTACAGTTGGATGTGGGGGACCTCATCCCCGGCGGTGCCTACGAATTGGAGGTGTCCAGCCCGGGAATTGATCGGCGCTTGAATCAAACCTGGCACTTTCAAAAGGTCCTCGGCCAGGGCGTTCGCATTTCCACCACGAGTCCGATTCCATTGCCAGAGGGAATAGAGCGCAAAGAAGGTAAGAGTGGTCCGATGTCCATCGAAGGCGAGTTGGTGGGGGCTGAGGACGAACTGGTGGTTGTTAAGAAACAGGAAGTGAACTGGGAAGTTCCCCGCGCCATCATTCGCCAGGCAAAAGTCGTTTTCGACTTTCAGGCGAATCGCGGAAAGAAAAAAAAGAAGAGGTAA
- a CDS encoding GNAT family N-acetyltransferase codes for MTSPFAGPQWSWRPLLPEDLPALVSCVDQVYGSSSHPIGGGWSEEQLALELQQNKSLAVFYKPFGLTCFVLWQELPGAHEVRLLGTHPKWQRRGLMARLLRSVIEQIPPGCEFWLEVHAGNVGARNLYEKLGFSEAGRRPRYYRDGADAILFSLQVPTPPRNH; via the coding sequence GTGACTTCACCATTTGCAGGCCCGCAATGGAGTTGGCGCCCCTTGCTGCCTGAGGATTTGCCAGCTCTGGTGAGTTGTGTGGATCAAGTCTATGGTTCTTCATCCCATCCCATTGGCGGCGGTTGGAGTGAGGAGCAGCTGGCTCTTGAGCTTCAGCAGAACAAGTCCCTCGCTGTGTTTTACAAACCCTTCGGACTGACCTGTTTCGTCTTGTGGCAGGAACTGCCGGGGGCTCATGAAGTGCGCCTGCTCGGAACCCACCCCAAGTGGCAGAGGCGGGGATTGATGGCTCGATTGCTGCGCTCAGTTATTGAGCAGATCCCTCCGGGTTGTGAATTTTGGTTGGAGGTCCACGCCGGCAACGTGGGTGCCCGTAACCTCTATGAAAAACTAGGCTTTTCTGAGGCCGGCCGGCGCCCCCGCTACTATCGAGACGGGGCCGATGCCATTCTTTTTTCTCTTCAAGTTCCGACTCCCCCACGAAACCATTAA
- the nusA gene encoding transcription termination/antitermination protein NusA has translation MAAENVFSDLSRMIEQVGKDKGIDKQVVIDAVIQGMLVAARKKYGTYREIEAQYNEETGEIELYEFKEVVTDEEFCDEEVEIKLSEALELDPDAQLNDSIGSKLESGDLGRIAAQTAKQIITQRVRDAERELIFNEFEQRKGDIASGIARRVERGAIVVDLGRTEAYIPPREQIPGEQYKPGDRIQGYIADVRQTTRGPQIIMSRADERYLAKLFEMEVPEIYDAIVEIKAAAREPGQRAKIAVISKDAAVDPVGACVGMKGSRVQNIVQELRGEKIDIVNWDEDPARFVCNALAPAEISKVYMDENQMEMEIVVPDHQLSLAIGRKGQNVRLAAKLTGWKLDIMSESNAAQRTAEAIFNLMLVPNMTQTMAQNIFQSGFGSFQALAEANVEDIMRIPGYDEEAKAQKLVDDSKTLLQQYVDEGKEIPTAPTKGGGQESTEGTGDAKAQAAQRLKEEMAQLAKAESGEAAAADSEMGATAAATEGSADAAPVEEMKSEGGGQEEPPVES, from the coding sequence ATGGCGGCTGAAAACGTTTTTTCAGATCTGAGTCGGATGATTGAGCAAGTCGGTAAGGACAAAGGAATCGACAAGCAGGTGGTCATCGATGCGGTTATCCAAGGCATGTTGGTTGCGGCTCGCAAAAAGTATGGCACCTACCGTGAGATTGAGGCTCAGTACAATGAAGAGACGGGTGAGATCGAACTCTACGAATTTAAGGAAGTGGTCACGGACGAGGAATTCTGCGACGAAGAAGTGGAAATCAAACTCTCAGAGGCCCTTGAATTGGATCCTGATGCTCAGCTGAATGACTCCATCGGTAGCAAGCTTGAATCGGGTGATCTGGGCCGCATCGCTGCCCAAACTGCCAAACAAATCATTACCCAGCGGGTTCGTGATGCCGAGCGGGAATTGATCTTTAACGAATTTGAACAGCGCAAAGGTGACATTGCATCTGGAATCGCTCGCCGCGTGGAGCGTGGTGCGATTGTTGTGGATTTGGGCCGTACTGAAGCCTACATCCCGCCCCGGGAACAGATTCCAGGTGAACAGTATAAGCCAGGAGATCGTATCCAGGGCTACATTGCGGATGTTCGTCAGACCACTCGTGGTCCGCAGATCATCATGTCCCGTGCGGATGAGCGCTACCTAGCCAAGCTTTTCGAAATGGAAGTTCCGGAGATCTATGATGCGATTGTGGAAATCAAAGCTGCTGCCCGTGAGCCTGGCCAACGGGCCAAGATTGCGGTGATCAGTAAGGACGCCGCTGTTGATCCAGTAGGTGCCTGCGTGGGTATGAAAGGAAGTCGGGTACAAAACATCGTGCAGGAGTTGCGCGGTGAAAAGATCGACATTGTGAACTGGGACGAAGATCCTGCCCGCTTTGTTTGTAATGCTCTTGCACCTGCGGAAATCTCCAAGGTCTATATGGATGAAAACCAAATGGAAATGGAGATCGTGGTTCCTGATCACCAGCTCAGTTTGGCGATTGGTCGTAAGGGTCAAAACGTGCGATTGGCGGCAAAGCTGACAGGCTGGAAATTGGACATTATGTCGGAGTCCAACGCAGCTCAAAGGACAGCCGAGGCCATTTTCAACCTGATGTTGGTGCCAAACATGACTCAGACTATGGCTCAGAATATCTTCCAGTCTGGTTTTGGATCGTTCCAGGCTCTGGCGGAAGCAAATGTGGAAGACATTATGCGTATTCCTGGCTACGACGAGGAAGCAAAAGCTCAAAAACTGGTGGACGATTCCAAAACCCTTCTTCAGCAGTATGTTGATGAAGGTAAGGAGATTCCCACGGCGCCCACAAAAGGTGGCGGTCAGGAGTCCACTGAGGGAACAGGCGATGCCAAGGCCCAGGCGGCTCAGCGCTTGAAGGAAGAAATGGCCCAGTTGGCAAAGGCAGAGTCTGGCGAAGCGGCAGCGGCTGACTCAGAAATGGGCGCCACAGCAGCTGCTACTGAAGGGAGTGCAGATGCGGCTCCTGTTGAAGAAATGAAAAGCGAGGGCGGAGGTCAGGAAGAGCCTCCGGTAGAAAGTTAA
- the rbfA gene encoding 30S ribosome-binding factor RbfA, translated as MAGPNRRILRVEKELRQLIAGYLTTGLKEPLMGLASVTRVQVSPDLRHGKVFVSIIGDQANRDDDWSLLEEQLPEIQRHVGRQLKMKYTPKVQLILDTSAEYADKIERMLAEVQKTGRSLAVEEDGDED; from the coding sequence ATGGCAGGTCCGAACCGCCGTATTCTAAGAGTTGAAAAAGAGCTGCGCCAGCTAATTGCAGGCTACTTGACCACGGGGCTCAAAGAGCCGTTGATGGGCTTGGCCTCAGTGACACGTGTTCAGGTGAGCCCCGATCTTCGGCACGGCAAGGTTTTTGTTAGTATTATCGGTGATCAAGCAAACCGAGATGATGATTGGTCCTTGTTGGAGGAGCAACTTCCGGAAATTCAGCGCCACGTCGGTCGTCAGCTCAAGATGAAGTACACTCCTAAAGTGCAATTGATATTGGATACGTCAGCAGAATACGCCGACAAGATCGAGAGAATGCTGGCAGAGGTGCAAAAAACCGGGCGTTCTCTGGCCGTTGAGGAGGATGGGGATGAAGACTAG
- the infB gene encoding translation initiation factor IF-2: MSQPKVYEFAKEIGVETLALMDKIREWNLPVKSHMAALDEATIEEIKTRMEAETAAKSGAKKKTAKKTAKKRAAKKTAAKKTTTARKKKVAGKVVTAATKAADDDTGTKKKTAKKVVRKKTVIRRSAADKEREEAEQAAAEAAAANVEAAQAVSAMETEQVPEGGDAEVAAADSVVAADSATQAEAPAPKVRQNIVGRMDLKRVTRAPKERAPRGGDRDSGGAQAGGGPAGAAGSPDLAGRPPRAGAGRTLRTGFVAPSPIHDQVDEAKDDRLKKRPGAKEQPPVTFTATEFRKREIVFQPKKKKIPGKGEAKKTQLTTPKASKRVVKVHHVIKVSELANQMGIKAPQLIKKLMQDGMMATMNTDLDFDTVSLIVPEFGFEATNVALNEDSLLEEASFGNLEAEPVIRTPVVTVMGHVDHGKTTLLDSIRNADVASREAGGITQHIGAYQVTLEDGAQVTFIDTPGHAAFTAMRARGANATDIAIIVVAADDGVMPQTAEAINHAKAAGVPIIVAVNKMDKPDVNPDKIKQQLTEFELVPEEWGGSTIFCPVSALKGDGIKELLEQIHLVAEMGELTANPERSGTGLVIESRMDKGRGSVATLLVKDGTLEVGQSVVVGKVAGRIRAMTNDRGEQVKKVGPGAPVEITGLPETPEAGDRFDATKTEELAQEVANLRKQKADAEAATDAKGMSLEQIFSKVKAGGVKELSVVVKGDVAGSLEAIKGMFDKLGTDEVKIKVIHSAVGGISESDVLLASTAQGLVLGFNVRPDGSAQKMAKENGIEIKCYTIIYELMDDMKKALSGLLDPEVVEKSLGRAEVRDTFSVPKIGTIAGCSVVDGKINRNSQLRLVRDGRIIFEGKVSSLRRFKDDVKEVASGFECGIGIENYNDVKVGDVIEAFEMESIAREL, encoded by the coding sequence GTGAGCCAACCGAAAGTATATGAATTTGCAAAAGAGATTGGCGTTGAAACCCTGGCCTTGATGGACAAGATCCGTGAGTGGAATTTGCCGGTCAAGAGTCACATGGCTGCCCTGGACGAAGCCACCATCGAGGAAATCAAGACTCGCATGGAGGCTGAAACGGCGGCGAAATCAGGTGCTAAAAAGAAGACAGCCAAAAAAACGGCTAAGAAAAGGGCTGCTAAGAAGACAGCGGCAAAAAAGACCACAACCGCCCGCAAGAAAAAAGTGGCTGGTAAAGTGGTAACGGCAGCCACCAAAGCAGCCGATGATGACACCGGGACTAAAAAGAAAACGGCTAAAAAGGTCGTTCGCAAAAAGACGGTGATTCGTCGAAGCGCGGCGGACAAGGAAAGAGAAGAGGCCGAACAGGCTGCGGCTGAAGCAGCAGCAGCAAATGTTGAAGCCGCCCAAGCTGTCAGTGCCATGGAAACTGAACAGGTGCCGGAAGGTGGAGATGCTGAGGTTGCGGCAGCGGACTCAGTGGTGGCGGCAGATTCAGCGACTCAAGCTGAAGCTCCAGCGCCTAAGGTACGACAAAACATTGTTGGCCGTATGGACCTGAAGCGAGTCACACGCGCCCCCAAAGAACGGGCGCCGCGTGGAGGAGATCGAGATTCCGGTGGAGCTCAGGCCGGCGGAGGCCCTGCTGGCGCCGCGGGAAGTCCCGACCTCGCCGGCCGTCCTCCTCGTGCAGGTGCCGGGCGCACACTGCGCACTGGTTTTGTTGCTCCGTCACCGATACATGATCAGGTGGATGAGGCAAAAGATGATCGCCTGAAAAAACGGCCCGGAGCCAAGGAACAACCACCAGTGACCTTTACTGCGACGGAGTTCCGCAAGCGCGAAATCGTGTTCCAGCCCAAAAAGAAGAAGATTCCAGGCAAGGGCGAAGCTAAGAAAACTCAGTTGACCACCCCTAAGGCGAGTAAACGAGTGGTGAAGGTTCATCACGTGATCAAAGTGAGTGAGCTGGCCAACCAAATGGGAATCAAAGCTCCTCAGTTAATCAAGAAGCTCATGCAGGATGGCATGATGGCTACCATGAACACCGATTTGGATTTTGATACTGTTTCTTTGATAGTTCCTGAGTTTGGCTTTGAAGCGACTAATGTTGCTTTAAACGAAGACAGTCTTCTTGAGGAAGCTTCATTTGGTAATCTTGAGGCAGAACCGGTGATTCGCACTCCTGTAGTCACAGTTATGGGTCACGTTGATCATGGTAAAACAACCTTGCTCGACTCGATTCGCAACGCCGACGTGGCTTCCCGCGAAGCCGGAGGGATCACCCAGCATATTGGTGCTTATCAGGTGACATTGGAAGATGGTGCTCAGGTGACATTTATTGATACTCCTGGGCACGCTGCCTTTACCGCCATGCGGGCGCGGGGAGCAAACGCCACTGATATCGCCATCATTGTGGTGGCAGCTGATGACGGTGTAATGCCGCAAACGGCTGAGGCGATCAACCATGCCAAAGCGGCCGGGGTTCCGATCATTGTTGCTGTCAATAAGATGGATAAACCTGATGTCAATCCCGACAAGATCAAGCAGCAACTGACAGAGTTTGAACTGGTGCCGGAAGAATGGGGTGGAAGCACTATTTTTTGTCCTGTCTCTGCTCTTAAGGGCGATGGCATTAAGGAGCTGCTCGAGCAGATCCACTTGGTGGCTGAAATGGGTGAGCTCACAGCGAACCCCGAACGCTCAGGAACAGGCCTGGTCATTGAAAGTCGCATGGACAAGGGACGTGGAAGTGTGGCCACTCTGTTGGTGAAAGACGGGACTCTTGAGGTTGGGCAGTCCGTAGTTGTGGGTAAGGTGGCCGGTCGTATTCGTGCCATGACCAATGATCGCGGCGAACAGGTGAAGAAGGTTGGACCTGGTGCGCCAGTTGAGATCACTGGTCTGCCTGAGACCCCAGAGGCTGGAGATCGGTTTGATGCGACCAAAACGGAAGAGCTGGCTCAGGAAGTGGCGAACTTGCGAAAACAAAAGGCTGATGCTGAAGCGGCAACTGATGCTAAAGGCATGTCCTTGGAGCAGATATTCTCCAAGGTTAAAGCGGGTGGAGTGAAAGAACTCTCAGTTGTTGTCAAAGGTGACGTCGCTGGAAGTTTGGAAGCCATCAAGGGAATGTTTGATAAATTGGGTACCGACGAAGTGAAGATTAAAGTCATTCACTCAGCTGTCGGAGGAATCAGTGAATCCGACGTTCTTTTGGCCAGCACGGCTCAAGGTTTAGTCCTGGGCTTTAACGTGCGGCCCGATGGCTCGGCTCAAAAGATGGCCAAGGAAAATGGCATTGAGATCAAGTGTTACACCATCATCTATGAGCTGATGGATGACATGAAAAAGGCTCTCTCAGGCTTGCTCGATCCCGAGGTGGTGGAAAAATCACTGGGACGGGCTGAAGTGCGAGACACCTTTAGCGTGCCCAAAATTGGAACTATCGCTGGATGTTCCGTTGTCGATGGCAAAATCAATCGCAACAGCCAACTACGGCTGGTGCGTGATGGCCGGATTATATTTGAAGGTAAAGTCAGCAGCTTGAGGCGATTTAAAGACGATGTCAAAGAAGTGGCATCAGGCTTTGAGTGTGGAATTGGCATTGAGAATTATAATGATGTCAAAGTGGGGGATGTCATCGAGGCCTTCGAGATGGAGAGCATTGCCCGGGAGCTTTGA